The DNA region TTTTTGCGTTTTGCTTTTGGGTGAAAACGTCAGCCCAGAGGCCCGTAAGCGGCTGGAGTTTTTCGCTGCCACCAACGATGGTTTTGCGGTGGCCGAGGAGGACTTCCGCTTGCGCGGGCCCGGGGAGTTTACCGGCCTGCGCCAGTGGGGGCGACCGGAGTTTCGGGCGGCCAGCTTCTTTGTCCATCAGCAGGAGCTGGAGCTGGCCCGTCGCCTGGTGCGGACGCTCTTTTCCCAGGGCCGACAGCAGGAGCTGGAGCGGGGGCTGCTGCTTCCCCCCTCCCTGGGACAGGAGATCCCACCGGCGTAAAGTTCGCTACAATTTGCCCGTGGCGAATACGGAACACGTAAACCTCCTGCTTTCCGCTTCCTGGGAAGCGTTTCGCAAGCAAAACCCCCGTATCGTTCCCGACCTCACCGGTGCCGACCTGCGGGGGCAGGATTTAAGCGGCCGGGACCTTTCCCGGGCGGTGTTGCGCAACGCCGATCTCCGGGGTGCCAACCTCAGCGGCGCCAACCTGAGCCTTTCGGTGGTGGACGGCGCCCTGCTGGAAGGGGCCAACCTGGAAGGGGTGGATTTCACCGGCGTGCGCTTGGACCTCATCGCCCTGCGCCAGTGCTGCCTCCGCCGGGCCACCTTCCGGCAGGCCAGCTTCCGGGGCACCGACTTTTCCGGTGCCGACCTTTCCGAGGCCGACCTTTCCCAGGCCAACCTGGAAGGGGCGGTGTTGCGGGGGGCCAAGCTCGTCAAAGCCAACCTGGCCGGCGCCACCTTGCGGGGGGCTTCCCTGGAGGAGGCGGACTTAAGCGGCGCTTGCCTGGACAAGGCGTGGGCGGAGGGTGTGGATTTTTCCGGTCTTCGTCTTGCCGGCGCAAGCTTTGTGGGGTTTTACGGCGTGCGGGCCAACTTCAACCGCGCCAATCTGGAAGGAGCGGTGTTTCGCGAAGCCACCCTGCGGGAGGCCAGCTTCCTGGGCGCTGAGCTTACCGGGGCCCTGCTGGAAAAGTGCGACGCCAACAAGAGCTCGTGGCTGGAGGCCGATTTGCAGGGGGCTCGCATCACCGCCTGCGACATGCAGGCGTGCGACCTGCGCAAGGCCAACCTGCGAGACGCCTCACTCACCGCGGTGCAACTGGCGGCTTCCAACCTGGCAGGGCAGGACCTGCGCTTGCCGAAGCTTGAAGGTGTGGTGCTGGTGCGGGCGGTGCTCACCGGGGCGGTGCTGCGTGGCCTCACCCTCAGCAAGATGCGTTTGGAGCAAGCGCGCCTGGAGGGCGCCGACCTCAGGGAGGCCGACCTGGAAGCGGCGGTGCTGGACGAGGCGGTTTTATCCGGTGCCACCCTGCGGGGCGCCAAGCTGCGGCAAGCCAGGCTTTCCCGGGTGCAGGCGGACGACGCCGATCTTTCCGGCTGCGATTTGGTGCTGGCGGACCTTTCCGGTGCTGACCTTTTGCGGGCGGACTTGCGGTTTTCCCGCTTGGTGGGGGCTGACTGTCGCCACGCTCACATGCAGTGGGCGGACCTCCGCCATGCGGATTTCTCGAAAGCGGTGATGTCCGGGGCCAACCTGTGGGGTTGTCGGGTGCGGGGGACCAAGTTGCCAGCCTCGGCCTTTTACTGGCGCTTCCTCCTGTTTTTTGCCGGTCTCGTGGTAGCCGCCCGCAGGAAGCGGCAGGAGTCCCTCCAGAAGGAGCACCAGCGGCGCATTCGGGAAACCGTCAAGCTGGTGCGGGAAATGGAGGAAAAAGACCCGATCCTTCGCCGGGCGGGCGTGCCCCGGAAGTGACGCTAGCTACGAAGCGCTACCGAGCGCCAATACGGAGGGGTCCCACCTCTACGAAATCCAGACCGGCAAGCTGGCGATGCAGGGCCACAATGGCCTCCACCGGCCCGGCAAAAGTGCAGGTCGCGCGGTATTCAAAGTGGTGCACCGGTGCATAAAGTTCGGGTCCCCTGGCGGCGTTGTCTTGGGCCTGCTCTTCTTCCTTGTTGCGGACCTCCACCCCTGGTGGTAGCTCGGAAAAGAAGCTCTTCTTGATTTGCCCGGCAAGTTCGGGTGAAAAAACCCGGGCCCTGGCCTCAAACAGGAGCTCGACGATGGTTTTCCTCTCTTTAAGCTCCAGCCGCAGCTCCTGGTGGGCTTTCTCCAGCGCTTCCGCCAAACGGTTTGCGAGATTAGCCCGCACCAAAAGCCTCTGGTGAGGGCCCAGCTTCAGAAGGCTCGCCAAAGACTCACGTTCCAAATCGAGCTCGGCTTCGCAAAAAACGCCCTGGGGGTCCCCGGCGCCCCACACAAAACCGTGGACGAAGCCCCGTACGATTTCTTTGTCGCCCTTGACCACAAAAAGTTCCCAGCTCATAAGCACCTCACCCGAAGAACACCAGCGTTGCCAAGATGAAGGTGGGGATCAAAACCGGCAACGTGTACTTGAAGATGTAACCGAAGAACGAAGGCATGGGCACCCCTTGCTCTTCGGCAATGGACTTCACCATGAAGTTGGGAGCGTTGCCGATGTAGGTGTTCGCCCCCATGAACACCGCTCCGGTGGCGATGGCTTGCAGGTAGGCGTGGTTTTCGGAAATGAGCTGGAGGATGGCCTGCCGCTCCGGAACGCCCGGATAAAGCCGGCCCAAAGCTGTGGAGAGGAAGGTCAAGTAGGTGGGGGCGTTATCCAAGAACGAGGAGAGGCTCCCGGCGGCCCAGAAAAAGTGAGCCGGCGTTTGCACCGCTTTGATGATGAAGGCTAAAGCCCCGTGCTCACCGGCGCGGAGCATCGCGAGAGCAGGGATGATCGTGGCAAAAATGCCGGCAAAAAGGATGGCCACTTCGCGGATGGGTTCCCAGGAGAACTCGTTTTCCTTCCGAACCTGGCGCGGCGTGGTGAGCCAAGAGCCAGCAAACATCGCCAAAAGAAAAGCGTCCCGCAGCAAGTTCTGTACGTGCTGATGAACCCCAAGGATGTTCACCTCGCCCAGACGCAGAACGCCGGAAGCGATGACCGCAGCCAAGACCCCGGCCAAAAAGAAGAAGTTATGCCAGCCCTCAATGCGGAGCTTTTCTTCACCCATGTGCTTTTCCCGCACTTCCGGCGTTTCCCGCGACCAAAGGTAGCGGTCCAGAGCGATGTAGGTCCCCAAAACGATGGCGGCCACCAGAAGCATCTCCTTCCAGATGGTGAGCGTCCAGAAGAACGGCACCCCGTGAAGGAAGCCCAAAAACAGCGGTGGGTCACCAAGCGGAGTCAATGCGCCGCCAATGTTGGCCACCAGGAAAATAAAGAAAACCACCGTGTGGGAACGGTACCGGCGGTGTTTGTTGGCGCGCAAAAGCGGGCGAATGAGCAGCATGGCCGCGCCGGTGGTGCCGATCCACGAGGCAAGCACCGTGCCAATGAGCATGATGGCGGCGTTCACCGCCGGAGTGCCCCGCAGCGAACCACGCACGTAAATGCCGCCGCCAATGGTGAAAAGCGTGCCAATGAGGATGATGAAGGGGATGTAGTCCACGATGGCCATGTGCAGCACCTCGTGGATGGCCGGTGCCCCGTAGGTGCCTACAAACGGCACCAGCAGGATGAGAGCCCAAAAAGCCGCCACTTTCGGGTAATGGTGATGCCAAAAGTGGGGTGCCAACAGCGGAAAAAGGGCAATGGAAAGCAAGATTCCCGCAAAGGGCAAGCCGCTCCAGGCGGGCAGCACCGTGCCCAAATCCACACCGCCCTCGGCGGCCGCCAGAACCCCAGGGAAGAACAACAGGCACCCACCAACCAAACCCACAATTCGCCCCATGCCCACCTCCCTCCGCCTTAGGGCGGAGATGCAAAGCTTAACACCCGCCCGTCCGTCTTTCCAAAGCTCTTTCCGCTTGCTTAGGGTTGTGCTTTGGCGCAGGATAAAGGGGGAGGGAAGCATGGTTCCGGTGGTGGATAACCTGGGGATGCGGGCCGCCGACCGCCACACCATTGAGGAGCTGGGTTTGCCCAGCCTGGTGCTCATGGAGCAAGCGGCCGCTGCGGTGAACGCGGCGGTGGAGGAGCGATGCGAAAGCACAGACCTGGTGGTGGTGCTGTGCGGGCGGGGCAACAACGGCGGCGACGGCCTGGCCATGGCCCGTCAGCGCCACGCCAGCGGGGGCCTGGTGGAAGCGGTGCTGGTGGCGGACCCCGGGGAGCTTTCCCAGGACGCGGCCGTGCAGTGGGAGCTGGCGGGTCGTTTTGGGGTACCCCGCCGGGTGCTCACCGAGGAAGGGTTACCGGCGCTGGAGGAGCTTTTGACGAAGGCCGCAGTGGTGGTGGATGCCCTTTACGGCACTGGCTTGGACCGGGCCCTTTCCGGCCTTCCCGCCCAGGTCGTGGAGCTCATCAACACCGTGGAGGGCGAGGTGGTGGCGGTGGACATCCCCTCGGGTCTTTCGGGCAACAGCGGGGTGCTTTTGGGCCCGGCGGTGGAAGCCGACCTCACGGTGACCTTTGGGGCGCTGAAGTGGGTGCACGTGCTTTCTCCCGCGGCCCTCTGCTGCGGGGATGTGGTGGTGGCCGACATTGGCATCCCCCAGGCGGCCGTGGAAAAGGTGGCCAGCGGCTTTGTCCTGGAAGACCAGGACGTGGCGGATTTCCTTCCCCACCGCGCCCCCGATGCCCACAAGGGGCACTTCGGCCATTTGCTGCTGGTGGCTGGGCGGCGAGGGAGAGCCGGGGCGGCTGCGCTGGCAGCCAAAGCCGGGGTGAGGGGTGGGGCGGGCTTGGTAACCGTTGCCACGGCGGTGGACGCGGTGAGCCCCATTCAAGCGCAGGTGCCCGAGGCCATGGTGGACCCCTTGCCCACCGGAGAAGACGGCAGCGTCAGCGGGGAGGGCATCGAGGAAAGCTTAGGCAAGGCCACGGCGGTGGCCGTTGGGCCGGGGTTGGGCTTGGGCGAGGGTCCCCGCCGCTTGCTTTCGCGCATCCTCGAGCTCTGGTCGGGGCCGCTGGTTTTGGACGCCGATGCGCTAACGCTTCTCGCCGGCCAGCTGGAAAAGCTAAAAGGGAGAACCGCACCTACCGTTTTAACCCCACACCCCGGGGAGCTGGCGCGGCTTTTGGGAGTTACCTCCGCGCAAGTGCAGGAGGACCGCCCGGCCTGGGCACGGAAGGCTGCCGAGCTTTGCGGTGGCACGGTGGTTTTGAAGGGCTTTCACACCCTGGTGGCGGAAGCCGAAGGCCCCCTTTGGATCAACCCAACGGGTTCCCCGGGCCTGGCCAGCGGCGGCGCCGGGGATGTGCTCACAGGGTTAATTGGCTCTTTCCTGGCGCAGGGGTTGCCGGCAAAGCAGGCGGCAGCTCTGGGTGTGTTTTTGCACGGGCGCGCTGCCGAGCTTGCCGGCAAGCGTTTCCCAGGGGCAGTGCCGGCCTCGGTGGTGGCGCGGATGATCCCCAGGGCCGAAGCCGAGCTACGGGAGCTGGTGTGGTGACGGCGGGCGGTTGGCTTTTCCTCCCGGACCCCGAGGCCACCGAGCTTGCGGGGGAGCGTTTGGCGTCAGAGCTGCGCCCCGGGGACCTGCTTTTGCTGGAGGGTCCCTTGGGAGCCGGAAAAACCACGCTTATCCGCGGGCTGGTGCGCGGCCTGGGTGGGGATCCCGGGGAGGTTTGCTCGCCCACCTTTATCCTCAGGGAAACCTACGCGGTGGCAGGACCAGGTGGCATTCGCCGGCTGCACCACTTGGACCTTTACCGTCTCCGCGGTAAAAAGCAAAGCCCCTGGCACGAGCTGGGCTTGGACGAGCTTCTGGATGACCCGGCGGCGGTCACCGCCGTGGAGTGGCCGGACGACCTGCCCCCTGCGGGTTTGGCCCCGCGGGTGCTGCACCTCCGTTTGCGCTGGCAAGGGGAGGGGAGGGAGCTGGAAGCCCAGTGGGAAACGGTGCCTTGCCCGTCCTTTAGCGCTTGAAAAAGCCGGTGGTTGGCTTATCTGGAGTGGCCCGCCCCCCGAGGGAAGCAATTTGCTGGTTCAGCTCCTTGATGCGTTCCTGCAATCGCTTGATGGTTTCCGCGTTTTCCGCTTCAATGCGCGCCTTTTCCGCGCGCAGGGCTTCTAGCTGGTTGCGCAGCTCGGCAGCTAACGTGGTGTTGGAGCTCATCTCCTGGCGGAGGCTTGTAATTTGCGCCTGCAGGTCGGCAATGAGCTCGTCCTTTTCCTGCATGCGCTGCCGCCACCTTTCCTCTTGCTCTTCGTAGAGCCTCTTGACCTCCATGAGCTCCATGATTTCAGCAAAGTCAGCGGGCGACGGCGCCATACCTTCCTCCCGGTACTTCTCCTCAATGTTGGGGAACATCTTGCGCAGCTTCAAGGAGAGGTCTTCGGGGTCCAAAGACTTCTCCATGGCCACGCGGTAATCAATGACGTTATTGACCAAAAGCGCCAAAAGGCTTTGGTTCATGGACTGCATGCGGTAGTAAGCCACGGACGATTCGATTTCCTCGTGGATTTCCTTGATTTCACCGGCTTCGATGTGCTTGGCCACTTTCGGCGAGTTGATAAGCACCTCCACCGCCGGCACCAAACCCTGCCCGTCCTTGCGCGGCACCAGCTGCATGGACATCACCGCCCGCAGCACCTGGGCTAGCTGCGAGCGCACCTGCTCCTGCTGCTCAGGGGGGAAGGCGTCAATGATGCGGTCCACCGTTTGGCTGGCGGAGTTGGTGTGCAGCGTGGAAAACACCAGATGCCCGGTTTCGGCAGCGGTGATCACCGTGGCAATGGTTTCCAAATCCCGCATTTCCCCCACCATGATCACGTCGGGGTCCTGGCGCATGGCGTTGCGCAGGGCTTCCCGGAAGGAGGGGGTGTCGGTGCCTACCTCCCGCTGGGAAACCGTGGCCAGATGATCCGCAAACAAAAACTCAATGGGATCCTCGATGGTCACCACGTGGCAGGGGCGGGTTTTAATGATGTCCTGAATGATGGCCGCCAGCGTCGTGGATTTGCCCGAGCCCGTGGGTCCGGTGATGAGCACCAACCCCGCCGGGTACTGGGCAAAGCTGGCCACCACTTTAGGCAGGTTGAGATCGTCGTAGTTTTTGATTTCAAAGGGGATGCGGCGGAAAACCGCAGCAATGGAGCCGCGCTGCTGGAAGATGTTGCACCTGAAACGCGCCACCCCGGGCACCCCGTAGCCGATGTCCACCGACTGGCGCTCGTCGAACTTTTGCTTTTGCGCCGGGGTCAAAAGCGGCAGCACCATGCTTTCCACCTCCGCCGGCTTCAGCGGCGGGGATTTAATGGGCATGAGCTTGCCGTCAATGCGAACCATGGGCGGGCGCA from Thermoanaerobaculum aquaticum includes:
- a CDS encoding pentapeptide repeat-containing protein, encoding MANTEHVNLLLSASWEAFRKQNPRIVPDLTGADLRGQDLSGRDLSRAVLRNADLRGANLSGANLSLSVVDGALLEGANLEGVDFTGVRLDLIALRQCCLRRATFRQASFRGTDFSGADLSEADLSQANLEGAVLRGAKLVKANLAGATLRGASLEEADLSGACLDKAWAEGVDFSGLRLAGASFVGFYGVRANFNRANLEGAVFREATLREASFLGAELTGALLEKCDANKSSWLEADLQGARITACDMQACDLRKANLRDASLTAVQLAASNLAGQDLRLPKLEGVVLVRAVLTGAVLRGLTLSKMRLEQARLEGADLREADLEAAVLDEAVLSGATLRGAKLRQARLSRVQADDADLSGCDLVLADLSGADLLRADLRFSRLVGADCRHAHMQWADLRHADFSKAVMSGANLWGCRVRGTKLPASAFYWRFLLFFAGLVVAARRKRQESLQKEHQRRIRETVKLVREMEEKDPILRRAGVPRK
- a CDS encoding sodium:proton antiporter — translated: MGRIVGLVGGCLLFFPGVLAAAEGGVDLGTVLPAWSGLPFAGILLSIALFPLLAPHFWHHHYPKVAAFWALILLVPFVGTYGAPAIHEVLHMAIVDYIPFIILIGTLFTIGGGIYVRGSLRGTPAVNAAIMLIGTVLASWIGTTGAAMLLIRPLLRANKHRRYRSHTVVFFIFLVANIGGALTPLGDPPLFLGFLHGVPFFWTLTIWKEMLLVAAIVLGTYIALDRYLWSRETPEVREKHMGEEKLRIEGWHNFFFLAGVLAAVIASGVLRLGEVNILGVHQHVQNLLRDAFLLAMFAGSWLTTPRQVRKENEFSWEPIREVAILFAGIFATIIPALAMLRAGEHGALAFIIKAVQTPAHFFWAAGSLSSFLDNAPTYLTFLSTALGRLYPGVPERQAILQLISENHAYLQAIATGAVFMGANTYIGNAPNFMVKSIAEEQGVPMPSFFGYIFKYTLPVLIPTFILATLVFFG
- a CDS encoding bifunctional ADP-dependent NAD(P)H-hydrate dehydratase/NAD(P)H-hydrate epimerase translates to MVPVVDNLGMRAADRHTIEELGLPSLVLMEQAAAAVNAAVEERCESTDLVVVLCGRGNNGGDGLAMARQRHASGGLVEAVLVADPGELSQDAAVQWELAGRFGVPRRVLTEEGLPALEELLTKAAVVVDALYGTGLDRALSGLPAQVVELINTVEGEVVAVDIPSGLSGNSGVLLGPAVEADLTVTFGALKWVHVLSPAALCCGDVVVADIGIPQAAVEKVASGFVLEDQDVADFLPHRAPDAHKGHFGHLLLVAGRRGRAGAAALAAKAGVRGGAGLVTVATAVDAVSPIQAQVPEAMVDPLPTGEDGSVSGEGIEESLGKATAVAVGPGLGLGEGPRRLLSRILELWSGPLVLDADALTLLAGQLEKLKGRTAPTVLTPHPGELARLLGVTSAQVQEDRPAWARKAAELCGGTVVLKGFHTLVAEAEGPLWINPTGSPGLASGGAGDVLTGLIGSFLAQGLPAKQAAALGVFLHGRAAELAGKRFPGAVPASVVARMIPRAEAELRELVW
- the tsaE gene encoding tRNA (adenosine(37)-N6)-threonylcarbamoyltransferase complex ATPase subunit type 1 TsaE — its product is MVTAGGWLFLPDPEATELAGERLASELRPGDLLLLEGPLGAGKTTLIRGLVRGLGGDPGEVCSPTFILRETYAVAGPGGIRRLHHLDLYRLRGKKQSPWHELGLDELLDDPAAVTAVEWPDDLPPAGLAPRVLHLRLRWQGEGRELEAQWETVPCPSFSA
- a CDS encoding PilT/PilU family type 4a pilus ATPase, translating into METALSLDDLLRFMTKKGASDLHLKPMRPPMVRIDGKLMPIKSPPLKPAEVESMVLPLLTPAQKQKFDERQSVDIGYGVPGVARFRCNIFQQRGSIAAVFRRIPFEIKNYDDLNLPKVVASFAQYPAGLVLITGPTGSGKSTTLAAIIQDIIKTRPCHVVTIEDPIEFLFADHLATVSQREVGTDTPSFREALRNAMRQDPDVIMVGEMRDLETIATVITAAETGHLVFSTLHTNSASQTVDRIIDAFPPEQQEQVRSQLAQVLRAVMSMQLVPRKDGQGLVPAVEVLINSPKVAKHIEAGEIKEIHEEIESSVAYYRMQSMNQSLLALLVNNVIDYRVAMEKSLDPEDLSLKLRKMFPNIEEKYREEGMAPSPADFAEIMELMEVKRLYEEQEERWRQRMQEKDELIADLQAQITSLRQEMSSNTTLAAELRNQLEALRAEKARIEAENAETIKRLQERIKELNQQIASLGGRATPDKPTTGFFKR